The Lepisosteus oculatus isolate fLepOcu1 chromosome 4, fLepOcu1.hap2, whole genome shotgun sequence genome window below encodes:
- the LOC102689666 gene encoding coiled-coil domain-containing glutamate-rich protein 1: MFFEEGNMCGKGLMCQWRVLGGRADSHAEKSQAKLGDSRRASGRHRWHKSGRRPSYQGRRGRAPGHPQRYRRKGRPAPWPPGAVSLRPVNVKGNRAPGMRAPRNTNQFLMHEKYQLLHMRSDSVGTDSGSDCEVDFTDMDSYLGVLENARGALMDSPDPSPPPSARLSPRQPAKRQQRPFFGFGDIHQEESMQYFPSEDDVLQSEDFMQKDFIEFFNAVS; encoded by the coding sequence ATGTTTTTCGAAGAGGGGAACATGTGCGGGAAGGGCCTGATGTGCCAGTGGCGGGTGTTGGGCGGCCGGGCCGACAGCCACGCCGAGAAAAGTCAAGCGAAGCTCGGGGACTCCAGGAGAGCAAGCGGCAGGCATCGCTGGCACAAGAGCGGGAGGAGGCCGAGTTACCAGGGGAGGAGGGGCAGGGCGCCCGGGCACCCCCAGCGCTACCGCAGGAAGGGCCGGCCAGCCCCCTGGCCCCCGGGCGCGGTGTCGTTACGCCCGGTCAACGTGAAGGGCAACAGGGCGCCGGGCATGAGGGCCCCCCGGAACACTAACCAGTTCTTAATGCACGAGAAGTACCAGCTGCTGCACATGCGGTCCGACTCGGTCGGCACGGACAGCGGGTCCGATTGCGAGGTGGACTTCACGGACATGGACTCCTATCTGGGCGTGCTGGAGAACGCCCGGGGCGCGCTGATGGACAGCCCGGACCCGTCGCCGCCTCCTTCGGCCAGGTTGTCCCCCCGGCAGCCGGCCAAGCGCCAGCAGCGCCCGTTCTTCGGCTTTGGTGACATTCACCAGGAAGAGAGCATGCAGTACTTCCCTTCCGAGGACGACGTGCTGCAGAGTGAGGACTTCATGCAGAAGGATTTCATCGAGTTCTTTAACGCGGTTTCCTAG